A genomic segment from Chitinophaga niabensis encodes:
- a CDS encoding RagB/SusD family nutrient uptake outer membrane protein: MKKIFIITLLFLATGCSKQLIEEPQGLVIGSEGLSSEGGLEAALTGAYGSLMVPWESGFTTVSQIAMSMGADDLTTHPGSNKEEFREFDLFTVSSLNSRMIPIWRGCYKTIQSTTNIINNYASVKDGNENTIKVIVGEAYFLRGLCYYWLTRFWGAVPIIPSEKYSPEYLTLKKSTPAEVYKLIEADLAKAEEWVPNTKRAAGRPNKGSVKALLADVYLTQGGWPIKDASKYALAAAKAKEVIDNKAAYAFDLYQGGFLKIFAGNTSEDVFTLFTRGQWITYNSFYGLSTMPEDETGWSDFFPEIKFFNDFPAGTRKDATFSTSFVVGGNTIPWQNTTTKHPYYKKFTIQSGTKATYMSNNPVIMIRYAHVLLIYAEALARSGATPDAAAYTALNDVRVRAGLLPLSGLSSADFLNAVMDERKWEFAGEWNRWFDLVRLEQVEAANAVKDPGDLKFTGTITKEDYLLPIPGADAQVNPNL, from the coding sequence ATGAAGAAGATATTTATCATCACACTATTATTCCTCGCTACCGGTTGCAGCAAACAATTGATAGAAGAACCGCAGGGTCTTGTGATAGGTTCTGAAGGATTAAGCAGCGAAGGCGGCCTTGAAGCGGCCCTTACCGGAGCATACGGCAGCCTGATGGTTCCCTGGGAAAGCGGATTCACTACCGTGAGCCAGATTGCCATGAGCATGGGCGCAGATGATCTTACCACGCATCCCGGCTCTAATAAAGAAGAGTTCAGGGAGTTTGATCTCTTCACCGTATCCTCCCTCAACAGCCGCATGATACCTATCTGGCGGGGTTGTTACAAAACCATTCAATCCACCACCAATATCATCAACAACTATGCTTCCGTAAAAGATGGTAATGAAAACACCATTAAAGTGATCGTAGGAGAAGCATATTTCCTCCGTGGATTGTGTTACTACTGGCTCACCCGCTTCTGGGGAGCAGTGCCCATTATTCCATCCGAAAAATACAGCCCGGAATACCTGACCCTCAAAAAGAGCACACCTGCGGAAGTGTATAAGCTCATTGAAGCAGACCTTGCCAAAGCAGAAGAATGGGTACCCAACACCAAACGCGCGGCAGGCAGGCCCAATAAAGGATCTGTAAAAGCCCTGCTGGCAGATGTATATCTCACACAAGGGGGCTGGCCCATTAAAGACGCCTCCAAATATGCATTAGCTGCTGCAAAGGCAAAAGAAGTAATAGACAATAAAGCAGCATATGCCTTTGATCTTTACCAGGGTGGTTTTCTGAAGATCTTTGCAGGCAACACCTCTGAAGATGTGTTCACTCTCTTCACCCGTGGACAGTGGATCACTTATAATTCCTTCTACGGCCTTTCCACCATGCCCGAAGATGAAACGGGTTGGAGCGACTTCTTCCCTGAGATCAAATTCTTTAATGACTTCCCTGCAGGTACCCGCAAGGATGCTACCTTCTCTACTTCCTTTGTAGTAGGTGGTAATACCATTCCCTGGCAGAACACTACCACCAAACACCCTTACTACAAAAAGTTCACTATCCAGTCCGGCACCAAGGCCACTTACATGTCTAACAATCCTGTGATCATGATCCGGTATGCGCATGTATTGCTCATCTATGCAGAAGCATTGGCCCGTTCCGGTGCAACACCTGATGCTGCAGCTTATACTGCGTTGAACGATGTACGTGTACGTGCAGGTTTGCTTCCGCTTTCAGGCCTGTCTTCCGCGGATTTCCTGAACGCAGTAATGGATGAACGCAAATGGGAATTTGCCGGAGAATGGAACCGCTGGTTCGATCTCGTGCGCCTGGAACAGGTGGAAGCTGCCAATGCAGTAAAAGATCCCGGAGATCTGAAGTTCACCGGCACCATTACCAAAGAAGATTACCTGCTGCCCATACCCGGAGCAGATGCACAGGTGAACCCTAATTTGTAA
- a CDS encoding TonB-dependent receptor — protein MKLTLFLITIAMLQSHAASFAQTVTLAHRNARLEKVFNDIRKQTGYTFLYTDEQLSHAKEISVQVKDLPLKDALDLCFRNQQLSYSINGNTIIIKRKEKEATPADIPVKGKVLDEKGNPIPGATIQLKGTSKGVVTNGNGEYSIDVPEGEAVLIISSLGFNRQEIAVNGKTEIPVTLTTSAAKINELVVIGYGEQKKGTLTNAITSISSKEFEEQPVNRFDQVLQGRSPGVQVTNATGAPGGSVRIRIRGSNSINGDNGPLYVVDGFLGAEFSSINPDDIESIQILKDASATAIYGSRGSNGVIIVTTRKGSKGGLKVNFTSRFSSSSVIKKMDLLNAGDFAETANARATTLGTTPPFSEAQVNEFKAKGGTNWQDEIFRNAIGQEYLLNVSGGTDKGGYFISGNYLDQDGVIENSSFKRYIIRSNINARMTNKLSTFLNIIGNYSNAKNIDILPDGPHSPLAQAITWSPTLPVRNANGAYTPSDPISSVFFNPVALTTDQLAITERLLANLIGGFKYEDIVPGLSFNLQYGVNYLGYDNKSFAGKVVNSGSSTTSWRSNKEIKLQNTNTLNYHKVFNGKHTLDLTGVMEYQQSTYNYVSAGSSNLVYESFMWNNLAQGTPGTPSSGYSKWSIFSLVGRAMYGYKDKYLVSAALRRDASSKFFDDNKYSYFPSVSAGWVISEEDFLKGQNKLSLLKLRGSWGLTGSEGVGSYNTFSAYSNRTGSFTNNSNVTGIILNNIGNPDLRWETTEQKNIGLEAGFLNNRFMVTADLFVKDTRDLLLTETLPYYLGGNPITRNVGSVQNKGFEFSLEGAVIDKGSFTWNSWLNFSFIKNDVQSIGSSKIIFDPNNRKIGGGMSPQSEFIVRPGEPLGAIWGLTYLGTWKPADAAKAATFGAKPGDARYFDKDNDGDIDADDYDVIGHGVPTFSFGFNNTFSYKNFSFNFLLHALTGFDKLNYNNAATMYLGGDAREATNVAIKNRYIPGVNETSDIPAFSSTNRNYTQSTRFLEKADFLRLKNISLSYTIPKAKLANKVAVRVFASATNLFTITNYSGIDPEANSSAGDIRQGIDYGAYPNSKTFTTGVTLSF, from the coding sequence ATGAAATTAACGCTGTTTTTGATCACCATAGCTATGCTGCAGTCCCATGCAGCCAGCTTTGCGCAAACAGTAACCCTTGCTCACCGAAATGCCCGGCTGGAGAAGGTTTTTAACGATATACGAAAGCAAACCGGCTACACCTTCCTCTATACAGATGAGCAATTATCCCATGCGAAAGAAATTTCAGTACAGGTAAAGGACCTCCCCCTGAAAGATGCGCTGGACCTCTGTTTCCGCAATCAGCAACTTTCCTACAGCATCAATGGCAACACCATCATCATCAAACGTAAGGAAAAGGAAGCCACACCTGCAGATATCCCTGTTAAAGGGAAAGTGCTGGATGAAAAGGGCAATCCTATTCCCGGCGCTACCATCCAGTTAAAAGGCACTTCCAAAGGAGTGGTAACAAATGGGAACGGCGAATACAGCATTGATGTGCCGGAAGGAGAAGCGGTGCTTATTATTTCCTCCCTCGGCTTCAACCGGCAGGAAATAGCCGTGAATGGCAAAACTGAGATCCCTGTTACACTCACAACTTCTGCTGCGAAGATCAATGAACTGGTAGTGATCGGTTATGGCGAACAGAAAAAAGGAACACTCACCAATGCCATCACCTCCATTTCTTCCAAAGAATTCGAGGAGCAGCCGGTGAATCGTTTTGACCAGGTATTGCAGGGCCGTTCACCCGGTGTGCAGGTGACCAATGCTACAGGTGCCCCGGGCGGCAGCGTACGCATCCGCATCAGGGGTTCCAATTCCATCAATGGGGATAATGGACCTTTATATGTGGTAGACGGTTTCCTCGGTGCAGAATTCTCTTCCATTAACCCGGATGATATTGAAAGCATCCAGATCCTGAAAGACGCTTCCGCCACCGCCATTTACGGTAGCCGCGGTTCTAACGGGGTGATCATTGTTACTACCCGGAAAGGGTCTAAAGGTGGTTTGAAAGTGAACTTCACTTCCAGGTTCTCTTCTTCCTCCGTGATCAAAAAAATGGACCTGCTGAATGCCGGAGACTTTGCGGAAACAGCGAATGCCCGCGCTACCACATTAGGCACCACACCTCCTTTTTCTGAAGCACAGGTAAATGAATTCAAAGCAAAGGGCGGCACCAACTGGCAGGATGAGATCTTCCGCAATGCCATCGGCCAGGAATACCTGCTGAATGTAAGCGGCGGTACGGATAAAGGCGGTTATTTCATTTCCGGCAACTACCTTGATCAGGATGGCGTGATCGAAAACTCTTCTTTCAAAAGATATATTATCCGCTCCAACATCAACGCGCGGATGACCAATAAACTGAGTACCTTCCTCAACATTATCGGAAACTATTCCAACGCAAAGAATATTGACATCCTGCCGGATGGGCCCCATAGCCCGCTGGCACAGGCTATCACCTGGTCTCCCACCCTGCCGGTACGCAATGCAAATGGTGCTTATACACCCAGCGATCCCATCAGTTCCGTATTCTTTAACCCGGTAGCATTAACCACAGATCAGCTGGCTATTACAGAAAGACTGCTGGCCAACCTGATCGGCGGATTCAAATATGAGGATATCGTTCCCGGCCTTTCCTTCAATCTCCAGTATGGTGTGAACTACCTGGGGTACGACAACAAATCATTTGCAGGTAAAGTAGTGAACTCCGGTTCTTCCACTACCAGCTGGCGTTCCAACAAAGAGATCAAACTGCAGAACACCAATACGCTGAACTATCATAAGGTATTTAACGGTAAACATACGCTGGACCTCACCGGTGTAATGGAATACCAGCAGTCCACCTACAACTATGTATCAGCAGGCAGCAGCAATCTTGTGTACGAAAGCTTTATGTGGAACAATCTTGCACAGGGCACACCCGGTACACCATCTTCCGGTTACTCCAAATGGAGCATCTTTTCACTGGTAGGCCGTGCCATGTATGGCTATAAAGACAAGTACCTCGTATCTGCCGCTCTCCGCCGCGATGCGTCCTCTAAATTCTTCGACGATAATAAATACAGTTACTTCCCCTCTGTTTCTGCGGGCTGGGTGATCTCCGAAGAAGATTTCCTCAAAGGGCAGAACAAACTCAGCCTCCTGAAACTCCGCGGCAGCTGGGGGCTTACAGGTAGCGAAGGCGTAGGCTCCTACAATACTTTTTCTGCCTATTCCAACCGTACCGGCTCATTCACCAACAACAGCAATGTTACCGGTATCATCCTCAACAATATCGGCAATCCCGATCTGAGATGGGAAACTACAGAGCAAAAGAACATTGGTTTGGAAGCAGGTTTTTTGAATAACCGCTTTATGGTTACGGCGGACCTGTTTGTGAAAGATACGCGCGACCTTCTGCTCACAGAAACACTTCCCTATTACCTGGGTGGCAACCCTATTACCCGTAACGTGGGATCCGTACAGAATAAAGGTTTCGAATTCTCGCTGGAAGGCGCTGTAATTGATAAAGGGTCTTTTACCTGGAACAGCTGGCTGAACTTCTCATTTATTAAGAACGATGTGCAATCCATCGGTAGCAGTAAGATCATTTTTGATCCCAACAACCGCAAGATCGGTGGTGGTATGAGCCCGCAATCAGAATTCATTGTAAGGCCGGGTGAACCACTGGGGGCTATATGGGGCCTCACTTACCTGGGTACCTGGAAACCTGCAGATGCAGCCAAAGCAGCCACTTTTGGTGCCAAACCGGGTGATGCACGTTACTTCGATAAGGATAATGACGGCGATATTGATGCAGATGATTATGATGTAATTGGGCATGGTGTACCTACCTTCTCTTTTGGTTTTAACAATACCTTCAGCTATAAGAACTTCTCTTTTAACTTCCTGCTGCATGCGTTAACCGGTTTTGATAAACTGAACTACAACAATGCAGCTACCATGTACCTGGGTGGTGATGCAAGAGAAGCCACGAATGTAGCTATTAAGAACAGGTATATACCTGGTGTGAACGAAACATCCGATATCCCTGCATTCAGTTCCACGAACCGCAACTATACACAAAGCACCCGCTTCCTGGAAAAAGCAGACTTCCTCCGTTTAAAGAACATCAGCCTGAGCTATACCATACCAAAAGCTAAACTCGCCAATAAAGTAGCGGTAAGGGTATTTGCCAGCGCCACTAACCTGTTCACGATCACCAATTACAGTGGTATAGACCCGGAAGCCAATTCCAGTGCAGGCGATATCCGCCAGGGCATTGATTACGGCGCATATCCTAATTCCAAAACATTTACAACGGGTGTAACACTCAGTTTCTAA